Part of the Tenacibaculum sp. SZ-18 genome, TACATGATACTTTAAAACTGCATCTAAAGTAGCAATCGGAATATCTGCTAAACTGTTCCATGAGTCATTAGAATCTAATAGAGCTTGAAATGCCGAATTTGTTGGAGCGAAAATTGTAAATGGTCCCTCTCCGCTTAAAATTGAAACAAAATCCGTTGTATGTCTTGAATCTGTTAGAGCAGCAACTAATGAAGTAAATCCAGAATTGTTTAACGCTAATGTAACCACGTTTGGTGGTAACATAACTTTATCTATTAAATGAATTGTTCCATTTGAAGCAGCTATATCAATAGATCCTGAAATAGGGTTTGCATCTCCATTAAATTCAATCCCACCAGTTACTTCTATCTGTAACGATAATGGTTCACTGTTTGGACCTGTCGCAAGAGTGTTTACATAAGTATCTGATAACATATCAGAAGTTACATTTCCATTAATCACATGAAATAACAAGACATTCGTTAGCACATCCACTGGAATATCCTCTAAAGAATTCCAATCTGGATTAGAATCCAATAATGCTTGGAAGGCTGTATTGGTTGGAGCAAATACTGTGTATGGACCTTCAGCCTGTAAAGCACCTACTAAATTTGCTCTTTGTAATGCCTGTACCAAAATACTTAAATCTGGAGTAGCGATTGCTAAATCAGTAATATCCTGTGGTAATTCAGTTGGCAATAGAACTTCATCAATAACATGAATAACTCCATTTTTAGCTAATATATCTGTTTGTGTTACTGAAACCGATTGACCAGAAGTACTTTCAATTTTAACGCCACTTGATAAGTCAATAGTGATATTTGCTCCATTTAAAGTTGAAACAACTTGGTTATCACTTAAATTTTGAGAAGGAGCATAAACTGGTAAGACATGATACAATAATACGCTACGCAATGTCTCTACTGGGATATCATCTAAAGAAGTCCATGCAGCTTTTTTGTCTAATAGAGCTAGAAAAGCGTCATTTGTTGGGGCGAACACAGTTAAAGCACCGTCCTCCTGGAGTGCTGAAACTAAATCAGCTTTCTGCAGTGCTTGTACTAAGATTGAAAAATTACTATCTGATGAAGCGATATCTACAATATTATCTTCAATAACATTAGTATCATCGTCGTCACAAGAAGTAAGGAAACCGAAACCTAAGAATAATCCTAAGAAAAATAATTTTTTGATTGATTTAAATAACATTACTTGATTGCTTTAAGGTTAGTAAAAATTTTTATGATTTTCATAGTTTGATTAACAATAAATGATTTGGCCAAAAAGTATCATGAATAATGAATCATGATAAGTCAAATATATTATTTTTGTTTAACTTATTCTTGTTTTAGTTAAACAATTAACATCTTTTCACAAAAAAACATCCTTATTGGATGTTCTTTAACATTTTATTAAGAGTCTGGTTATCTAAAGCTAATTTTTCTCATTCTTAAGCTCTCAGGAGTAACTTCCAAATATTCATCGTCTTTGATGTATTCCATGCACTCTTCTAATGACATATTAATCTTTGGTGCTATTTTAACACCATCGTCAGAACCAGAGGCACGAACATTCGTCAATTTCTTTCCTTTTATTAAATTTACAGCTAAATCATCTTGTTTTGCATTCTCTCCAACAACTTGGCCTTTGTAAATCTCTTGGTTCGGGTCAATAAAAAATTTACCTCTATCTTGTAAACGATCAATTGCATAAGCGGTTGCCTTTCCAGTCTCTGAAGAAACTATAGCTCCATTTACTAAGTCGCTAAACTCTCCTTTATAATTATCATAACCTCTTAATCTATGGTTAATAATAGCTTCTCCCTGAGTTGCTGTTAATAATTTATTTCTTAAACCTATTAATCCACGAGAAGGAATATCAAACTCTAAGTGTTGTAAATCGCCTTTTGGTTCCATTACCAACAAATCTCCTTTACGCATTGTAACCAAGTTAATTGCCTTAGACGCTAGTTCCTCTGGTACATCAATTACCAATGTTTCATAAGGCTCACACTTCACACCATCAACCTCCTTGATTATAACTTGTGGACGACCAACTTGTAACTCATAACCTTCTCTTCTCATTGTTTCAATTAAAACTGATAAGTGAAGAATTCCACGACCGAATACATTAAACTTATCCTCAGTATCTGTATCTTCTATTCTTAAGGCCAAATTTTTCTCAGTTTCTTTGTATAATCGATCACGTAAATGACGAGAAGTTACATATTTCCCTTCTTTTCCATAAAATGGAGAATTATTAATCGTAAATAACATACTCATTGTAGGTTTATCCACTTCAATTCTACCTAATGCTTCTGGGTTTTCTAAATCTGCAATAGTGTCACCAATCTCGAAATCGTCAATACCAGTAACAGCACAAATATCTCCACTTCTTACTTTGTCAGTTTCTGCCTTACCCATTCCTTCAAATACGTGTAATTCTTTAATTCTTACTTTTTTTGTAGAACCATCTGCTTTACAAAGCATGTACTCTTTATTCTTCTCTAAATCCCCACGATACACTCTCCCAATAGCAATTCTTCCTTTAAAAGATGAATAATCTAATGAAGTAATTTGCATCTGTGGAGATCCTTCTCTATAAGGAGCTTCTGGAATGGTTTCTATCACAGCATCTAACAATGGTACAATACTATCTGTCTGTTCTTGCCAGTCTTCACTCATCCAGCCATTCTTAGCAGAACCATAAATAGTTTTATATTCTAATTGCTCTTCTGTAGCATCTAGTGCAAACATTAAATCAAAAACCTTCTCGTGAACTAAATCTGGAGTACAGTTTTCTTTATCTACTTTGTTTACTACTACAATCGGAGTTAAACCTAATTCCAAGGCTTTCCCTAAAACAAAACGAGTTTGTGGCATGGGACCTTCAAAGGCATCAACCAATAATAAAACACCATCTGCCATTTTTAATACACGCTCTACTTCTCCACCAAAGTCAGCGTGACCTGGAGTATCGATTACGTTAATCTTAACACCTTTATAATTAACAGATACATTCTTAGATAAGATCGTAATTCCTCTTTCTCTTTCTAGATCGTTATTATCTAATAGTAAATCTGTACGTTCCTTACGCTCATCTAAAATTTTCGCTTGATCAATAATCTTATCTACCAAGGTAGTTTTACCATGATCTACGTGCGCAATAATTGCTATATTTCTTATCGGTTGCATAATGCTACATTAATTTGGCGCAAAAGTAGTATTTCACTTTGAATTGCGCTAATAATGAAGCGCATATTTGTTATCATAAAAAAAAGAGAGAATATCTTCTTTTTTATACTCTAAAGTTTGTGGTGAATTGAAAAAATATGTAGGTTTGATGAAACAATTAACTAAAAATACAAATGGAAATAACAGCTAATAATCCGAATAGAAAATCGTGGCTGAAAGTTGATGAAAATTCAGATTTTCCAATTCAAAATATACCTTTTGGAGTTTTTTTAACTCGTGATGATATTATCACTATCGGTACTCGTATCGGTGACTATGCCATTGATTTAGGTGCATTACATCAATTAGGATATTTCGAAGGAATTCCTTTAACCGACGACATTTTTTTACAAGATACTTTAAATGATTTCATAGCAGATGGAAGAAAGACATGGCGTTTAGTAAGAAATAGAATTGCTGAAATATTTGATGTTAAAAATGGAAAATTAAGGGATCACGCTGAGCACAAAGACAAGATTATTTTCAGAATGGACGAAGTTGAAATGCTTTTACCTGTACAAGTTGGAGATTATACTGATTTTTATGCAAGTAAGGAACATGCTACTAATGTAGGAAGTCTTTTTAGAGATCCGAAAAATGCCTTAATGCCAAATTGGTTACATATTCCTATTGGATATCACGGAAGAAGCTCTTCAATCATTCCTTCAGGTACACCTATTCACAGACCTATCGGACAATCAAGACCAACAGAAGAAGGCGGAGCTCCAGGTTTTGGACCTTCTAAGCTATTAGACTTTGAATTAGAAATGGCATTCATCACAACGGTTTCTAATGATTTAGGAGATCGCATTTCTGTAACTGAAGCAGAAGACTATATTTTTGGTTTAGTTTTATTTAACGACTGGTCAGCAAGAGATATTCAAGCCTGGGAATACCAACCTTTAGGTCCTTTCTTAGGAAAGAATTTTGCTTCAACAATTTCTCCTTGGATAGTAACTTTAGATGCTTTAGAACCTTTTAGGGTAGATAATCCAAAGCAAGAACCAACTCCTTTACCTTATTTACAGCATGAAGGTAAGCATAGTTTTGATATAAATTTACAAATGGCCATTCAACCTGAAAATAATGAGGAAACTGTTGTTTGTAATTCAAACTTTAAATATATGTACTGGACGATGGCGCAACAACTGGCTCATCATACCGTTAATGGTTGTCCTGTAGAAGCTGGTGATATGATGGGAAGTGGAACCATTTCTGGGCCTACACAAGATAGTTTTGGATCCATGTTAGAATTAACTTGGAGAGGACAAAATCCTATTAAAATGAATGACGGTAGTGAACGCAAATTTATTAATGATAACGACACTGTTATTATGAGAGGTTTTGCTAAAAACGATGATGTAAAAATCGGTTTCGGTGAATGTTCTGGAAAAGTATTACCTTCAAAACCACTTTAATTCGATAATCATTATAATAGAAAAAATCCATTTCGCTTGAAATGGATTTTTTTATTGTTTAACTTTTTTATACCTTATTCTTCTGGTGGTGGATGACCAAAAATATCCTCATAAACTTCATCAAAATTAGCTCTTAAATATGAATTTAGTTTCTTTCTGTAATCATCTTGTAACCAGTCAATAAAATTGTGAGTAGATTTACAAATACATTTCGAGTATCTATGAATTCTATCATCTATATCTCCTCCTAACTTTTTGGCTAGTAACAAAGCATCAAATACATCTTCACTATTTTGAACACACATTCTTGCATGATGCTCAATAGATTTTTCTAACACTTTCTTTGAACTTTGTCCTGATTGAATTGTATCTACATAGACCCTTTTAACATCAAAATATAAATCTTCATCTTTAGTATTTGCAAACTCCTCTCTAACGGCTTCAGGTAGCTCATATCTAAAGCTACTCTCAATATCTTCATCAGTCAATAAATTATCTAAATAAAAGTTAGGAGCTCTAAACATTTTTTGCCAATCTAAATCAGCACCCCATGGTCCAAATCTGTGGAAATTGTTACCTAAATCAATTACATTAAACGTAGATTTTCCAGGTATAATTCTAGAACCACGACCAATCATTTGATAATATAACGTTAACGATTTTGTTGCTCTGTTCAAAATAATAGATTGAACAGAAGGTTCATCAAATCCAGTTGTTAGGATACTTACAGAAGTAATAATTGCATTTGGGGTTTGATTAAACCATTTTAATATAGCATCACGCTCTTTCTTCGTATTTGTATTATCTAAATGTGCAATCGGATATCCAGCTCGCTTAAAAGTATCATAAACATATAAAGATGTATTTATACCATTATTAAATATTAGCGTCTTAGTTCCTTTCGCTCTTTCTTCATAAGCTTGTAAAAGCTTAGAAAGCATATTTGTATTTGTATATAAATCTTCTGAAGATTTAACTGTATAATCTCCGTTAGCGCCAACCTCAAGAGAGGTTAAACCAACGTTGTAGGAATAAACATTTGCTTTGGCTAAATATTCATTATTAATCAATGCTGCAATGCTTTCTCCTACGATTAACTCATCGTAGTTATCCTTCATTGGCATTTTAATATTTGAACTCAAAGGTGTTGCCGTAACACCTAAGATGAAAGACTTATTAAAGAATTTAAATAATTTCGTAAAAGAATTATAATGCGCCTCATCTATAATGACCAAACCTACATCTGAAATATCTAGAATATCATCATTTAATCTGTTATTTAAGGTTTCAACCATTGCAACAAAGCAATCAAATTCATCCTGATCGTCTAAACTTGCCTTACTATCGATGATTTTATTCTCGACATCAAACTCTCCTAACATTCTTGCCGTTTGCTTACATAACTCAATACGGTGAGTCATAATCAGCACTTTTTTCTTGTAATGCTTTAAATATTGACGAGTAATCTCTGAGAAAATTACCGTTTTTCCCCCACCAGTTGGCAATTGGTAAAGTAAATGATAATTTTCAGGGGCGTTTTCGAAACTTTTAAATATTTTAAACAGTGCCTCTTTCTGGTAATCGTAAAGACTTTTACCCACTTTATTTTTAGTTTCTGTAGTACTCAAAGGTATTTTTTTTAAGTTTCAAAAATACAACCTATTTGCTAAAACCCCAGTCTTATTTGACAATTTTTTCAAGATTTATCTGAGTAATATCGTAATGTGAAGCATGCAAAGTAGTTACTCCTTTATGAATTAATAACAATTGTGGGGATTGATGCATTACTTGAAACTCGTATCCTATTTCGTTTGAGACATCTCTAAAATTTAAAAGATCTAAATAGTACATGTCTATTTTATCAGAAACACTTTTAGGAAAATCTTGATCAAAACTTTTCAAAACTGTTCTACTAATTATACATCTCGTAGAGTGTTTGAATATTCCAACCATTTTCAATTTCGATTTTTCTCTTATTTCTGTAAACTGAGAAACAGAAGTTAATGGTATCCAATTAATATTGGTTTTCGCTTCTTGCTTTTCTCTGTTTTGGTTCTTTTCTGATTTATTAAATATATTTCCCAATAATCCCATTCTATTTTATTTTTAATTAACTAACGTTATTTGAACTAATCTCTGTTAAAACCGTCAAAAAGTCACATAAAACCCGCTAAAAAAAGACAAACTGTCTTAAAAACCAACAAAAACTCCATTGGTATTGGTTTTGTACAAAGTAATGAAAAAATAAAAATGAATTTCAATAATTATACTATAAAATCACAAGAAACTATTCAGTTATCACAACAGATAGCTCAAGAGTTCAATCATAATCAAATAGAGAATGAACACATTTTTAAAGCAATGTTTCAAGTTGACGAAAATGTGCTTCCTTTCATGTTGAAAAAACTTAATCTTAATGTTGGGTTGGTTCAAAATGTATTAGATCAACAATTAAATAGTTTTTCTAAAGTCAGTGGAGCAAATATTTTACTTTCACAAGAAGCAGGAAAAACATTAAATGAAGCATCAATCATTGCTAAAAAGATGAATGATGAGTATGTTTCAATTGAGCATTTAATATTAGCTATTGTTAAATCTAAAAGTCAAATTGCTCAGTTTTTAAGAGATCAAGGTGTAAGTGAAAAAGGTTTAAAAGCAGCTATCGAAGCGTTACGCAAAGGAAACAGAGTTACATCACAAACTGCAGAAGAATCTTACAATTCTTTAAATAAATATGCTAAAAATCTAAATCAATTAGCACAAGATGGAAAACTCGATCCTGTAATCGGAAGAGATGAAGAAATCAGAAGACTACTTCAAATTTTATCACGCAGAACAAAAAACAACCCAATTTTGGTTGGAGAGCCAGGAACTGGTAAAACTGCAATTGCTGAAGGCTTAGCCCACCGAATTATTCGTGGGGATGTTCCAGAAAATTTGAAAAATAAATTAATCTTTTCTTTAGATATGGGAGCATTAATAGCAGGAGCAAAATTTAAAGGAGAATTTGAAGAACGATTAAAATCGGTTATTAAAGAAGTAACATCATCAGAAGGTGATATTGTTTTATTCATTGATGAAATTCACACTTTAGTTGGTGCTGGAGGTGGACAAGGAGCAATGGATGCTGCTAATATTTTAAAACCGGCTTTAGCACGTGGAGAATTAAGAGCCATTGGTGCAACCACGTTAGATGAATATCAGAAATATTTCGAAAAAGATAAAGCCTTAGAACGTAGATTTCAAAAAGTGGTAGTTGATGAGCCAGATACTGAAAGTGCTATTTCAATCTTAAGAGGAATCAAAGAAAAATATGAAACACATCACAAAGTTCGCATTAAAGACGAAGCAATTATTAGTGCTGTAGAATTGTCTCAAAGATATATAACAAGTCGTTTTTTGCCAGATAAAGCGATTGACTTAATGGATGAAGCTGCTGCAAAATTACGCATGGAAATTAATTCTAAACCAGAAGAATTAGACATTCTTGATCGTAAAATAATGCAACTGGAAATTGAAATTGAAGCTATAAAACGTGAAAATGATGACGCCAAATTAAAAATACTAAATGCAGATTTGGCCAATTTAAAAGAAGAGCGAAATGAAATCAATGCTAAATGGCAATCCGAAAAATCAGTTGTTGATAGCATTCAATCTCTAAAAACTTCAATTGAAGAATCAAAACTTGAGGCAGAAAAAGCGGAACGTAACGGTGATTACGGTAGAGTTGCTGAATTACGATATGGAATAATAAAGGAGCTTCAAGAGGAATTAGAACAACAACAAAAGGTATTAGCTGAGCAGGAAGGTAATGCTTTAATTAAAGAAGAAGTTACTTATGATAACATTGCTGAAGTTGTAGCGAAATGGACAGGAATTCCTGTGACTAAAATGATTCAATCTGAACGAGAAAAATTATTAAAACTTGAAGACGAATTACATAAAAGAGTGGTAGGTCAAGAAGAAGCTATTGAAGCTGTTTCTGACGCTGTTAGAAGATCAAGAGCTGGTCTACAAAACCCAAACAAACCTGTTGGATCATTTCTTTTTCTTGGGACAACTGGAGTTGGTAAAACTGAACTAGCTAAAGCATTAGCAGATTACTTGTTTGATGACGAAAATGCAATGACTAGAATCGATATGAGTGAATACCAAGAGCGTCATTCAGTAAGTAGATTGGTTGGTGCTCCTCCAGGTTATGTTGGATATGACGAAGGTGGACAATTGA contains:
- a CDS encoding fasciclin domain-containing protein; the encoded protein is MLFKSIKKLFFLGLFLGFGFLTSCDDDDTNVIEDNIVDIASSDSNFSILVQALQKADLVSALQEDGALTVFAPTNDAFLALLDKKAAWTSLDDIPVETLRSVLLYHVLPVYAPSQNLSDNQVVSTLNGANITIDLSSGVKIESTSGQSVSVTQTDILAKNGVIHVIDEVLLPTELPQDITDLAIATPDLSILVQALQRANLVGALQAEGPYTVFAPTNTAFQALLDSNPDWNSLEDIPVDVLTNVLLFHVINGNVTSDMLSDTYVNTLATGPNSEPLSLQIEVTGGIEFNGDANPISGSIDIAASNGTIHLIDKVMLPPNVVTLALNNSGFTSLVAALTDSRHTTDFVSILSGEGPFTIFAPTNSAFQALLDSNDSWNSLADIPIATLDAVLKYHVVNGANVQADQLTNGDVTTLGGTITIDLTSGAQIKTSSMQTVNILVGAATNDVQGTNGVIHAVDAVLLP
- the typA gene encoding translational GTPase TypA; amino-acid sequence: MQPIRNIAIIAHVDHGKTTLVDKIIDQAKILDERKERTDLLLDNNDLERERGITILSKNVSVNYKGVKINVIDTPGHADFGGEVERVLKMADGVLLLVDAFEGPMPQTRFVLGKALELGLTPIVVVNKVDKENCTPDLVHEKVFDLMFALDATEEQLEYKTIYGSAKNGWMSEDWQEQTDSIVPLLDAVIETIPEAPYREGSPQMQITSLDYSSFKGRIAIGRVYRGDLEKNKEYMLCKADGSTKKVRIKELHVFEGMGKAETDKVRSGDICAVTGIDDFEIGDTIADLENPEALGRIEVDKPTMSMLFTINNSPFYGKEGKYVTSRHLRDRLYKETEKNLALRIEDTDTEDKFNVFGRGILHLSVLIETMRREGYELQVGRPQVIIKEVDGVKCEPYETLVIDVPEELASKAINLVTMRKGDLLVMEPKGDLQHLEFDIPSRGLIGLRNKLLTATQGEAIINHRLRGYDNYKGEFSDLVNGAIVSSETGKATAYAIDRLQDRGKFFIDPNQEIYKGQVVGENAKQDDLAVNLIKGKKLTNVRASGSDDGVKIAPKINMSLEECMEYIKDDEYLEVTPESLRMRKISFR
- the fahA gene encoding fumarylacetoacetase; this encodes MEITANNPNRKSWLKVDENSDFPIQNIPFGVFLTRDDIITIGTRIGDYAIDLGALHQLGYFEGIPLTDDIFLQDTLNDFIADGRKTWRLVRNRIAEIFDVKNGKLRDHAEHKDKIIFRMDEVEMLLPVQVGDYTDFYASKEHATNVGSLFRDPKNALMPNWLHIPIGYHGRSSSIIPSGTPIHRPIGQSRPTEEGGAPGFGPSKLLDFELEMAFITTVSNDLGDRISVTEAEDYIFGLVLFNDWSARDIQAWEYQPLGPFLGKNFASTISPWIVTLDALEPFRVDNPKQEPTPLPYLQHEGKHSFDINLQMAIQPENNEETVVCNSNFKYMYWTMAQQLAHHTVNGCPVEAGDMMGSGTISGPTQDSFGSMLELTWRGQNPIKMNDGSERKFINDNDTVIMRGFAKNDDVKIGFGECSGKVLPSKPL
- a CDS encoding DEAD/DEAH box helicase; this encodes MSTTETKNKVGKSLYDYQKEALFKIFKSFENAPENYHLLYQLPTGGGKTVIFSEITRQYLKHYKKKVLIMTHRIELCKQTARMLGEFDVENKIIDSKASLDDQDEFDCFVAMVETLNNRLNDDILDISDVGLVIIDEAHYNSFTKLFKFFNKSFILGVTATPLSSNIKMPMKDNYDELIVGESIAALINNEYLAKANVYSYNVGLTSLEVGANGDYTVKSSEDLYTNTNMLSKLLQAYEERAKGTKTLIFNNGINTSLYVYDTFKRAGYPIAHLDNTNTKKERDAILKWFNQTPNAIITSVSILTTGFDEPSVQSIILNRATKSLTLYYQMIGRGSRIIPGKSTFNVIDLGNNFHRFGPWGADLDWQKMFRAPNFYLDNLLTDEDIESSFRYELPEAVREEFANTKDEDLYFDVKRVYVDTIQSGQSSKKVLEKSIEHHARMCVQNSEDVFDALLLAKKLGGDIDDRIHRYSKCICKSTHNFIDWLQDDYRKKLNSYLRANFDEVYEDIFGHPPPEE
- the ytxJ gene encoding bacillithiol system redox-active protein YtxJ, which translates into the protein MGLLGNIFNKSEKNQNREKQEAKTNINWIPLTSVSQFTEIREKSKLKMVGIFKHSTRCIISRTVLKSFDQDFPKSVSDKIDMYYLDLLNFRDVSNEIGYEFQVMHQSPQLLLIHKGVTTLHASHYDITQINLEKIVK
- the clpB gene encoding ATP-dependent chaperone ClpB: MNFNNYTIKSQETIQLSQQIAQEFNHNQIENEHIFKAMFQVDENVLPFMLKKLNLNVGLVQNVLDQQLNSFSKVSGANILLSQEAGKTLNEASIIAKKMNDEYVSIEHLILAIVKSKSQIAQFLRDQGVSEKGLKAAIEALRKGNRVTSQTAEESYNSLNKYAKNLNQLAQDGKLDPVIGRDEEIRRLLQILSRRTKNNPILVGEPGTGKTAIAEGLAHRIIRGDVPENLKNKLIFSLDMGALIAGAKFKGEFEERLKSVIKEVTSSEGDIVLFIDEIHTLVGAGGGQGAMDAANILKPALARGELRAIGATTLDEYQKYFEKDKALERRFQKVVVDEPDTESAISILRGIKEKYETHHKVRIKDEAIISAVELSQRYITSRFLPDKAIDLMDEAAAKLRMEINSKPEELDILDRKIMQLEIEIEAIKRENDDAKLKILNADLANLKEERNEINAKWQSEKSVVDSIQSLKTSIEESKLEAEKAERNGDYGRVAELRYGIIKELQEELEQQQKVLAEQEGNALIKEEVTYDNIAEVVAKWTGIPVTKMIQSEREKLLKLEDELHKRVVGQEEAIEAVSDAVRRSRAGLQNPNKPVGSFLFLGTTGVGKTELAKALADYLFDDENAMTRIDMSEYQERHSVSRLVGAPPGYVGYDEGGQLTEAVRRKPYSVILLDEIEKAHPDTFNILLQVLDEGRLTDNKGRIADFKNAIIIMTSNMGSHIIQEKFETMKGEIHSAMELAKDEVVGLLKQSVRPEFLNRIDDIVMFTPLTSDHIRNIVEIQLNSVKRTVAKQNIVLDATDEAINYLALKGYQPEYGARPVKRVIQKDVLNKLSKEILSGKVTTDSIILLDAFDDKLVFRNQSELVVNS